A single Halarcobacter anaerophilus DNA region contains:
- a CDS encoding TonB-dependent receptor plug domain-containing protein, with product MKKKILCSVCMATLLYANESEQFNLGEIDISETKNVSNKEEILSEDMQLHNSTDISEALSNTAGVFLSNSGARAEKTISIRGFNSTRVAVFMDGIPIYVPYDGNFDYGRFTTADLSKIDISKGFSSVRYGANTMAGVVNLISKKPTKEFEGNISLGSNFDDDFGVSQYTTSVNLGTKQEKYYLQFAGSIRDRDHFDISSDFNKTENQPKDERIHSSSNDKKFSIKAGWTPDDNSEYAIMYSKIDAEKEQPKITDGSLGREREWDWPQWDKEGVYLFTDNNFGQNYLKTRWFYDKFENYLIQYRRDSDWDTFQWGSRYDDYSYGGSVEFGMPLKNHEIVSSVSYKYDSHKGYDEDDVKNEDYADETISIALEDTYSITDSLALVAGISYDRLEDDKIWDEDGKYSIKSIDSFNPQIGLFYDIDTKQKISFTIARKTHLPTMKERYSEKMGDGLANPDLKEEKATHYELSYTNFLTDNFNFKTNLFLIDYKDAIQSVSVGSLDQNQNIGDFRHEGIELELNAYFDRFSSGLNYTYIDIEDRDDSDYERTGIPEHAIFGFAKYNFTKDFSFYGNVKHERGTKLEYDDNKYKKNNYTTVDTKLIYTYNDLTFEAGVKNLLDEDYYYDLGYPEAGREYFVNMRYTF from the coding sequence ATGAAGAAGAAAATTTTATGTTCAGTTTGTATGGCAACACTTTTATATGCAAATGAAAGTGAACAGTTTAATCTAGGGGAAATAGATATCAGTGAAACAAAAAATGTAAGTAACAAAGAAGAGATTCTAAGTGAAGATATGCAGCTGCATAACTCAACCGATATATCTGAAGCTTTAAGCAATACAGCGGGAGTTTTCTTATCAAACAGCGGTGCAAGAGCTGAAAAAACTATTTCAATAAGAGGGTTTAATTCTACAAGAGTAGCTGTGTTTATGGATGGTATCCCGATTTATGTTCCTTATGACGGAAATTTTGATTATGGAAGATTTACAACGGCTGATTTATCAAAAATTGATATTTCAAAAGGGTTTTCATCTGTTAGATACGGAGCAAATACTATGGCGGGAGTTGTAAATTTGATTTCAAAAAAACCGACAAAAGAGTTTGAAGGGAATATCTCTCTTGGTTCAAACTTTGATGACGATTTTGGAGTAAGTCAATATACAACATCCGTAAATTTGGGAACAAAACAAGAAAAATATTATCTGCAATTTGCAGGAAGCATTAGAGACAGAGACCATTTTGATATCTCAAGTGATTTTAATAAAACTGAAAACCAACCAAAAGATGAGAGAATTCATTCCTCTTCAAACGATAAAAAATTTAGTATAAAAGCGGGTTGGACTCCCGATGATAACAGCGAATATGCAATTATGTATTCAAAAATAGATGCAGAAAAAGAGCAGCCTAAGATTACCGACGGCTCTTTAGGAAGAGAAAGAGAATGGGATTGGCCACAATGGGACAAAGAAGGAGTTTACCTTTTTACGGATAATAACTTTGGACAAAACTATTTAAAAACAAGATGGTTTTACGATAAATTTGAAAACTACTTAATTCAATATAGAAGAGATTCCGACTGGGATACTTTTCAATGGGGAAGCAGATATGATGATTATAGTTACGGAGGTTCGGTAGAGTTTGGAATGCCTTTGAAAAATCATGAAATAGTATCCTCAGTTAGTTATAAATATGATTCCCATAAAGGTTATGATGAGGATGATGTAAAAAATGAAGATTATGCAGATGAAACGATTTCAATTGCTTTGGAAGATACTTATTCTATAACAGATTCTTTGGCTCTTGTTGCAGGTATTAGTTACGACCGATTAGAAGATGATAAAATCTGGGATGAAGACGGGAAATACTCTATTAAAAGTATAGATAGTTTTAATCCGCAAATCGGTCTGTTTTATGATATAGATACCAAACAAAAAATAAGTTTCACGATAGCTAGAAAAACCCACCTTCCTACCATGAAAGAGAGGTATTCGGAAAAAATGGGAGACGGTCTTGCAAATCCAGATTTAAAAGAGGAAAAAGCTACTCATTATGAACTTTCATATACAAACTTTTTAACAGATAATTTTAATTTCAAAACAAATCTTTTTTTAATAGATTATAAAGATGCTATCCAAAGTGTTAGTGTAGGAAGTTTAGATCAAAATCAAAATATAGGTGATTTTAGACATGAAGGAATTGAATTAGAGTTAAACGCTTACTTTGATAGATTTAGCTCGGGACTAAATTATACCTATATTGATATTGAAGATAGAGACGATAGTGACTATGAAAGAACAGGCATCCCTGAACATGCGATATTTGGTTTTGCAAAATATAATTTTACAAAAGATTTTTCTTTTTACGGAAACGTTAAACATGAAAGAGGAACCAAATTAGAGTATGACGATAACAAATATAAAAAGAATAATTACACAACTGTAGACACAAAGCTGATCTACACCTACAATGATTTGACTTTTGAAGCAGGAGTTAAAAATTTACTTGATGAAGATTACTACTATGATTTAGGTTATCCAGAAGCAGGAAGAGAATATTTCGTAAATATGAGATATACCTTTTAG
- a CDS encoding type 1 periplasmic-binding domain-containing protein has translation MKLLFALLITCIQIFALNLTVQGDVKNPLNLSEKEFKNLPQTTLENVNVVCASGEEKQKPKNLKGVLLMQLVQNAKIDIKSKKKLNQIVILATATDNYAVAFSYNELFNTDIGNYVLVVYENNSFSLYSKKDFLTGPRHVYDLNNIKIKLIK, from the coding sequence ATGAAGCTTTTATTTGCACTCTTAATTACTTGTATACAAATCTTTGCTCTTAATTTAACAGTTCAAGGGGACGTTAAGAACCCCCTTAATCTGTCAGAAAAAGAGTTTAAAAACTTACCTCAGACTACCCTTGAAAACGTAAATGTAGTCTGTGCTTCGGGAGAAGAGAAACAAAAGCCTAAAAATTTAAAAGGTGTTTTACTTATGCAGCTTGTTCAAAACGCAAAAATTGATATAAAAAGTAAAAAAAAGCTTAATCAAATAGTAATTTTGGCAACGGCAACCGATAACTATGCCGTTGCTTTTAGCTATAACGAACTATTTAACACGGATATCGGAAATTATGTTTTAGTAGTTTATGAAAATAACAGCTTCTCTTTATATTCAAAAAAAGACTTTTTAACAGGACCTAGACATGTTTATGATCTTAATAATATAAAAATCAAACTAATCAAATAA